A region of Bacteroidales bacterium DNA encodes the following proteins:
- a CDS encoding ATP-binding protein → MKKHKEIKIESSLDEMFQVEQFVEEISEEFLLYGNYFGNILMGVSEAVKNAIFHGNGQDRKKFVRIMLENTKDGLWIKVFDEGEGFDYKAYANRGNSGVEFGSDKNGLHLIQALADEVKFKDKGRLIEMLFRIYGIDENIFERRVVFMQDFFRVYQRLNS, encoded by the coding sequence ATGAAAAAGCATAAAGAGATTAAAATTGAATCATCTCTTGATGAAATGTTCCAGGTAGAACAGTTTGTTGAAGAGATCAGTGAAGAATTCCTTTTATATGGCAATTATTTCGGGAACATTCTTATGGGTGTTTCGGAAGCTGTTAAAAATGCGATTTTTCATGGAAACGGGCAAGACAGGAAGAAGTTTGTCCGTATTATGCTGGAAAATACCAAGGATGGCCTTTGGATAAAAGTTTTTGACGAGGGTGAAGGGTTTGACTATAAGGCATATGCGAATAGAGGGAATTCCGGAGTCGAGTTCGGTTCAGATAAAAATGGCCTGCATTTGATCCAGGCTTTAGCCGACGAAGTGAAGTTCAAGGATAAGGGCCGTCTCATTGAAATGCTTTTCCGGATTTATGGAATTGATGAGAATATTTTTGAGAGAAGAGTGGTCTTTATGCAGGACTTTTTCCGTGTATATCAGCGGTTGAACAGTTGA
- a CDS encoding T9SS type A sorting domain-containing protein: MKKLLLSVALIFSFMLTKGQYNVPEAFDEDYCHYIKSCENQLKYYAAPLISNALLEKYDVTFYFLDLNVENNTVAVSGNVTIKAKPTIAALDTFAFELISAMTIDSVFVDGIQRTFQHTNDLAIVPLSSPIPQGTIFSVKVYYQGTPSTGGFFSGVSTDYSTQYQKNVTWTLAEPYAAKDWWPTKQDLRDKADSVWVFLTTSPENKAGSEGLLTGITTMPNGKVRYEWKSYYPIDYYLISFAVADYQDYSLYAFPEGTSDSVLIQNYIYDHPNCLPDNKGAIDQTAAFIELFSDLFGLYPFIDEKYGHCLTKFGGGMEHQTMTTIGGFSFGIVAHELGHMWFGDKVTCATWSDIWINEGFATYTDYLAHSFLSTPYYDSLWLKIHHDQVKVQPGGSVYVPPEELGDIWRIFDGRLSYSKGALLLHMIRFELQDDDMFFNVLKTYVEEYGDSVATGDNFRDWLESVSGKNFTDFFNQWYYGEGYPVYDIVWHQGGNKLDIISTQTTSTSITPLFKMLVPYHLNFTDGTDSTLLLYQDANLNSYTIPISKTIDNIVLDPRQWILHKLNSLSLGLEETESPLHFTLGPNPAKDYLRIFFSRPSDKSFTLFISDLTGRQVFRQTMENADRFIDISKFSPGIYLVSLSDGTDVLNKKLIVE, translated from the coding sequence ATGAAAAAACTCCTGCTTTCTGTTGCGCTGATCTTTTCTTTCATGCTGACCAAAGGGCAATACAACGTTCCGGAAGCATTTGATGAAGATTATTGTCATTATATCAAATCCTGTGAAAACCAGCTTAAATATTACGCTGCACCACTGATCAGCAATGCTTTGCTTGAAAAATATGATGTAACCTTTTATTTCCTGGACCTGAACGTTGAAAACAACACGGTTGCCGTGAGCGGCAATGTGACTATCAAAGCAAAACCGACCATTGCAGCGCTTGACACGTTTGCTTTTGAACTGATCTCCGCGATGACTATCGATTCGGTTTTTGTCGACGGAATACAGCGGACATTCCAGCATACCAATGACCTGGCGATAGTGCCATTGTCGTCACCAATTCCGCAGGGGACAATATTTTCTGTGAAGGTATATTACCAGGGGACTCCATCTACCGGGGGATTTTTTTCCGGTGTTTCGACCGACTATTCCACCCAATACCAGAAAAATGTGACCTGGACCCTGGCTGAGCCATACGCGGCAAAAGACTGGTGGCCGACCAAGCAGGATCTCCGGGATAAAGCTGATTCCGTATGGGTTTTCCTGACGACAAGCCCCGAAAACAAGGCCGGATCGGAGGGCTTGCTGACGGGAATAACGACCATGCCCAACGGGAAAGTCCGCTATGAATGGAAAAGCTATTACCCGATCGATTATTACCTGATTTCATTTGCTGTGGCAGATTACCAGGATTACAGCCTGTATGCTTTCCCGGAAGGTACTTCGGATTCCGTGCTCATACAGAATTATATCTACGATCATCCCAACTGCCTGCCTGACAACAAGGGTGCAATTGACCAGACGGCTGCTTTCATCGAATTATTTTCCGATTTGTTCGGGCTTTATCCTTTTATTGATGAAAAATACGGGCATTGCCTGACCAAGTTCGGCGGCGGTATGGAACACCAGACAATGACGACTATTGGCGGCTTTAGTTTTGGCATAGTCGCTCATGAGCTTGGACACATGTGGTTTGGGGATAAAGTAACCTGTGCCACCTGGAGTGATATCTGGATCAACGAAGGATTTGCCACCTATACCGATTACCTGGCCCATTCGTTTTTAAGCACCCCATATTATGATTCCCTGTGGTTAAAGATCCACCACGACCAGGTTAAGGTACAACCCGGAGGAAGTGTTTATGTTCCGCCTGAAGAACTCGGTGATATCTGGCGTATATTCGACGGACGGTTATCCTACAGCAAGGGTGCCTTACTGTTGCATATGATACGATTTGAACTTCAGGACGATGATATGTTTTTTAATGTTCTTAAGACTTATGTCGAAGAATATGGAGATTCCGTGGCAACCGGAGACAATTTCAGGGACTGGTTAGAATCCGTTTCGGGTAAAAATTTTACGGATTTCTTCAATCAATGGTACTATGGAGAAGGTTACCCGGTTTATGATATCGTTTGGCACCAGGGTGGAAACAAACTGGATATTATTTCCACCCAAACCACTTCCACCAGCATAACGCCATTGTTTAAGATGCTTGTTCCCTATCACCTGAATTTTACTGACGGAACAGATTCAACTCTTTTACTTTACCAGGATGCTAACCTTAATTCCTACACTATTCCGATCTCAAAGACTATTGATAATATTGTATTGGATCCCAGACAATGGATCCTTCACAAGCTCAACAGCCTTTCATTAGGGTTGGAAGAAACGGAAAGCCCGTTACACTTCACCCTGGGGCCGAATCCTGCGAAGGATTATCTCCGTATTTTCTTCTCACGCCCGTCTGATAAATCATTTACCCTCTTTATTTCCGATCTGACCGGAAGGCAAGTCTTCAGGCAAACCATGGAAAATGCTGATCGTTTCATCGATATAAGCAAGTTTTCGCCTGGTATATACCTGGTTTCCCTGTCGGATGGGACTGATGTGCTTAATAAGAAACTTATTGTTGAATAA
- the ybeY gene encoding rRNA maturation RNase YbeY, whose translation MAGEPKIFFFLEEVSYTLKQKRKIRSWIIKSADNEDYNVGTLNYILTNDDILVQLNKEYLRHFTLTDIITFDLSESAGLLTGDIYISVDRARENAKKFRDSLNNEIKRLMIHGVLHLMGYKDKTRSEREQMRAKEEYYLSLTMWS comes from the coding sequence ATGGCCGGGGAACCAAAAATATTTTTTTTTCTTGAAGAGGTAAGCTATACCTTGAAGCAAAAGCGTAAGATCCGGTCCTGGATAATTAAATCTGCTGATAATGAGGATTATAACGTAGGAACGCTGAATTATATATTGACAAATGATGATATTTTAGTTCAGCTTAATAAGGAATACCTCAGGCATTTTACGTTGACTGATATCATAACTTTTGACCTATCTGAGAGCGCCGGATTATTAACCGGTGATATTTATATCAGTGTTGACCGGGCCAGAGAGAATGCAAAGAAATTCAGGGATTCATTGAATAATGAGATTAAAAGATTAATGATCCACGGGGTGCTGCATTTGATGGGTTACAAAGATAAGACACGATCCGAGAGGGAGCAGATGAGGGCCAAAGAAGAATATTACCTATCTTTGACGATGTGGTCATGA
- the gltX gene encoding glutamate--tRNA ligase, producing the protein MPNIPTQVRVRFAPSPTGPLHIGGVRTALYNYLFARHSGGKMILRIEDTDQNRYVPGAEDYIIDSLNWAGILFDEGVHVGGPFAPYRQSDRKDIYRKYADELIRNGHAYYCFDAAEELDARRKEAEKEKHVFTYDASVRMGMKNSLALSPEETQRRLQSGKPYVIRFLIPENETMVFHDLIRGEMTVNTPTLDDKVLFKSDGMPTYHLANIVDDHLMQISHVIRGEEWLPSLPLHILLYRSFRWQPPLFAHLPLILKPEGSGKLSKRDGDRLGFPVFPMEWKDPFTKEVSSGYRESGYFPETLVNMLALLGWNPGTEKEIFSLEELTHEFSIERIGKSGSRFDPGKIKWFNHHYLVTKPTEELIAMFQEILKNKGVVATDTFVGRVVELVKDRSDFVSNFWDQSSFFFQPPQSYDMDIVRKKWKDDTPMLLKAFGDLLPTLDDFHAENIKALAEKFVQEKGTGLGQLMNPLRLCLVGGSFGPDLSLICEMLGKDEVISRIAKALDHILQQQV; encoded by the coding sequence ATGCCTAATATCCCAACCCAAGTCCGCGTCCGCTTTGCCCCCAGTCCAACGGGACCATTGCATATCGGAGGAGTCAGGACGGCTTTGTATAATTATTTGTTTGCCCGCCATTCCGGCGGAAAAATGATCCTCCGGATCGAGGATACGGACCAGAATCGATATGTCCCGGGTGCGGAAGATTACATCATTGATTCGTTGAACTGGGCCGGGATCCTGTTTGATGAAGGTGTTCATGTTGGCGGGCCTTTTGCGCCATACCGCCAGTCGGACCGGAAAGATATCTACCGCAAATATGCCGATGAGCTGATCAGAAACGGGCATGCATATTATTGTTTCGATGCTGCAGAAGAGCTTGACGCGAGGCGTAAAGAGGCTGAAAAGGAAAAGCATGTCTTTACGTATGATGCTTCAGTGAGGATGGGGATGAAGAATTCCCTTGCCCTTTCTCCTGAAGAAACACAGCGGCGTTTGCAGTCAGGAAAGCCGTATGTAATCCGTTTTCTTATCCCGGAAAACGAGACAATGGTATTTCATGACCTGATACGCGGCGAAATGACTGTAAATACCCCTACACTGGACGACAAGGTGCTGTTCAAGTCTGATGGAATGCCCACTTATCACCTGGCCAATATCGTCGATGATCACCTGATGCAGATATCCCATGTGATCAGGGGGGAAGAATGGCTTCCGTCTCTTCCGTTACATATTCTGCTATACCGGAGTTTTAGGTGGCAGCCGCCTTTGTTTGCGCATCTTCCGCTTATCCTGAAACCTGAAGGATCGGGCAAGCTCAGTAAACGAGATGGCGACAGGCTGGGTTTCCCCGTATTCCCGATGGAATGGAAGGATCCATTCACTAAGGAGGTCTCTTCAGGATATCGAGAGTCAGGATATTTTCCTGAAACCTTAGTAAATATGCTGGCCCTGCTGGGATGGAACCCCGGCACCGAAAAGGAAATTTTTTCCCTGGAAGAGCTGACTCATGAGTTTTCGATTGAACGGATCGGCAAATCTGGTTCTCGTTTTGATCCGGGCAAAATAAAATGGTTCAATCACCATTACCTGGTTACCAAACCCACAGAAGAGCTCATAGCCATGTTCCAGGAAATCCTGAAAAACAAAGGCGTTGTGGCTACCGACACATTTGTCGGCCGGGTCGTTGAACTTGTAAAAGACCGGTCCGATTTCGTCAGTAATTTCTGGGACCAGTCGTCTTTCTTTTTCCAGCCACCCCAATCATACGATATGGACATTGTCAGAAAGAAGTGGAAAGATGATACTCCAATGCTTCTGAAAGCTTTTGGTGATCTTCTTCCAACTCTTGACGATTTCCATGCTGAAAACATCAAGGCACTGGCCGAAAAATTTGTGCAGGAAAAGGGTACTGGCTTAGGACAGTTAATGAATCCTCTCAGGCTCTGCCTGGTTGGCGGCAGTTTCGGCCCTGATCTTTCCCTGATCTGTGAAATGCTTGGAAAAGATGAGGTAATATCGAGAATAGCGAAGGCCCTGGATCATATATTGCAACAGCAGGTTTAA
- the folB gene encoding dihydroneopterin aldolase — protein sequence MGQISIEGMEFFAYHGCFKEEQIIGTRFIVDLFMETDTQEAEVTDNLAKTVNYQAVYGFVAKEMAVKSHLLENVARRILKRIAREFPQITASRIKISKMNPPVGGKVEKVSIELNSH from the coding sequence ATGGGACAAATATCGATCGAAGGCATGGAATTTTTCGCCTACCATGGCTGCTTCAAAGAGGAGCAGATCATTGGCACCCGCTTTATTGTTGATCTTTTCATGGAAACAGACACTCAGGAAGCCGAAGTGACTGATAACCTGGCAAAAACGGTTAATTACCAGGCAGTTTATGGCTTTGTGGCGAAAGAGATGGCTGTTAAGTCGCACCTGCTGGAAAATGTCGCCAGGCGGATACTAAAACGTATAGCCCGGGAATTTCCTCAAATAACTGCCTCCAGGATAAAGATATCAAAGATGAACCCGCCCGTTGGCGGTAAAGTTGAAAAAGTAAGCATAGAATTAAATAGTCATTAA
- the mnmG gene encoding tRNA uridine-5-carboxymethylaminomethyl(34) synthesis enzyme MnmG, translating into MFKEYDIIVVGAGHAGCEAAAAAANLGSSVLLVTMNMTNMAQMSCNPAMGGIAKGQIVREIDALGGYSGIVTDRTMIQFRMLNKSKGPAMWSPRAQSDRMFFSSEWRKMLENTPNLDFWQDMVTGVIVRNGSVKGVMTSMGHEIPGKSVVLTNGTFLNGVIHIGLKQFGGGRIGEKAAKGLTECLIKLGFESDRMKTGTPVRVDGRSIDFSELEEQKGDENPGKFSFTDTPPLKAQRSCYMAYTSREVHDILRTGFDESPMFTGKIEGIGPRYCPSIEDKIDRFAGKDSHQLFVEPEGWHTVEYYINGFSSSLPDHIQFKALRKIKGFENARIFRPGYAIEYDYFPPVQLKYTLETKLVQNLYFAGQINGTTGYEEAAAQGIMAGINAHLKVRGEQEFILKRSDAYIGVLIDDLITKGVDEPYRMFTSRAEYRILLRQSNADQRLTPMAHRIGLASDERLNNVIEKRDKIEEIVCYLRKISADPDMINGFLQASQTPTISQKMKIAGLLLRPQISLAGLAEHLPALRNHLNAIKPNREEILDEAEILIKYEGYIEKEGELAQKLERLDSVTLKEDFDYHRLTALSLEAREKLSRIKPRTLGQASRIAGVSPADISILIVHLGR; encoded by the coding sequence ATGTTTAAAGAATACGATATCATCGTCGTAGGTGCTGGTCATGCCGGATGCGAAGCCGCTGCCGCAGCAGCCAACCTGGGATCTTCTGTTTTATTGGTTACCATGAACATGACTAACATGGCCCAAATGTCATGCAATCCAGCCATGGGTGGAATTGCTAAAGGCCAGATCGTTAGGGAAATTGATGCTTTGGGGGGATATTCCGGCATCGTTACCGACCGGACTATGATCCAGTTCCGGATGCTGAACAAATCAAAGGGCCCTGCCATGTGGAGCCCAAGAGCACAGAGTGATCGTATGTTTTTTTCATCGGAATGGCGGAAAATGCTTGAAAATACGCCTAATCTCGATTTCTGGCAGGATATGGTCACTGGAGTCATCGTGAGAAATGGAAGTGTAAAAGGAGTTATGACTTCAATGGGTCATGAAATACCAGGAAAATCTGTAGTATTAACGAATGGGACTTTTCTGAACGGGGTTATTCATATCGGGTTAAAGCAATTTGGCGGAGGCAGGATCGGGGAGAAAGCTGCGAAAGGATTGACTGAGTGTCTCATTAAACTGGGATTTGAATCGGACCGGATGAAAACCGGAACTCCTGTGAGAGTTGATGGAAGATCGATTGATTTTAGCGAGCTGGAAGAACAAAAAGGGGACGAAAACCCGGGGAAATTCTCATTTACCGATACCCCTCCACTAAAGGCACAACGCAGTTGCTACATGGCTTATACCAGCCGGGAAGTGCATGATATTCTCAGGACCGGTTTTGACGAATCACCCATGTTCACGGGAAAAATCGAAGGGATCGGCCCGCGTTATTGTCCTTCGATTGAAGATAAAATTGACCGGTTTGCCGGAAAAGATAGCCACCAGCTTTTTGTGGAACCGGAAGGATGGCATACCGTCGAATATTACATCAATGGTTTTTCCTCTTCCTTACCTGATCATATTCAATTCAAAGCACTCAGAAAAATAAAAGGATTTGAAAATGCCCGTATCTTCAGACCCGGTTATGCCATCGAATATGATTATTTTCCACCGGTGCAGCTTAAATATACGCTGGAAACCAAATTAGTTCAAAACCTTTATTTTGCCGGACAGATAAATGGCACTACAGGCTACGAGGAAGCTGCCGCGCAGGGAATTATGGCAGGGATTAACGCCCATCTTAAAGTTAGAGGTGAGCAGGAGTTTATACTGAAAAGATCCGATGCGTATATCGGCGTCCTTATCGACGACCTGATCACCAAAGGTGTTGATGAACCTTACCGCATGTTCACTTCAAGGGCTGAATACCGGATTTTACTCCGTCAGAGCAATGCCGACCAACGGCTGACCCCAATGGCTCATAGGATCGGATTGGCATCAGATGAGCGGTTGAATAACGTGATAGAAAAAAGAGATAAAATTGAAGAAATTGTCTGCTATTTGAGAAAAATCAGCGCTGACCCTGACATGATCAATGGCTTTCTGCAAGCTTCGCAAACACCAACCATTTCTCAAAAGATGAAAATCGCCGGCTTACTGTTACGTCCGCAAATTAGCCTGGCCGGTCTGGCTGAACACCTTCCGGCTCTGAGGAACCATTTGAATGCGATAAAGCCAAACCGGGAAGAAATTCTGGATGAAGCTGAAATTCTGATTAAATACGAGGGATATATTGAAAAAGAAGGGGAACTGGCCCAAAAACTTGAGCGGTTAGATTCGGTTACACTTAAAGAAGATTTTGATTACCATCGTCTGACAGCCCTCTCTTTAGAAGCCCGTGAAAAACTCAGCAGGATAAAGCCCAGGACCTTGGGACAAGCATCCCGGATTGCCGGAGTTTCACCCGCCGATATTTCCATTCTTATTGTCCATCTGGGCAGATAA